The genomic interval CCCGTAAGGCGTTCCATTCGGGGCAACGGGCCACGGACCATCGCGATGCCAATGCTGATCAGGCGTTCCGGGTTCGGTAATGCGTGCCGTCGCGCTGTGGAGTTGGACACACGTGCCTAATATGGCTTCCATCCGCTTGAGAACGGGTGGATTATCTAACAAAAATGCGAACCGCTCATCCTCTTCCAACAGTTCACCGATGAATTGGCTTTTATTGTTGCGTTCATAACTTTCATCGAGTGCCTCTCGTAGCGATTCAATCTGTTCCGGCGTTGCGGCATTGTCAACGACGAGATAACCCCAATTGAGAAAGAAGTTGACCTCTTGTTGCAGCTGGTGATCCAGTTCAACGTTGAGTGTTGGTGGCACGACGCTTGGATTTGCCATCGGTTATACCTCCTCAATTGCGGTGCGATCGGCGGTTGCCCACTCTTCCCAGCGTTCTTCGTCGGAGTGGAGGAAGCCGGAATTGCATCGGGGTTGGAGTTGCTCATCCACGCCGAGGAGCCGCATGTGTTGATGATTATTGGCGGCTTTCGCGGTTTCCAATAATTTCTGGGTATGCGGACCCGTGTGATGATCGGTGTGTTTCAGCCATGTCAGGTTATAATAGATGCTGAAGAAATAGCGTAAGTTCCCAGAGGTATTCGGTGTGCCAGAGTGGATGAGTCCGTTATGTGTGATGACGACATCACCTGCCCCCATGTGTACCAGTGTTTCATCCGGATGCGGGACACTCCGTTGTGAATCTTCCATCGTAATCGGCTTTCGATGCGAACCTACAATGACACGAAGGGGTCCATACGCATCCGTCAGATCCTGCAAATAGGATATGGCGTTAATGGCGTTCGGGCGATGATAGGCATCGGTAAAAGGAACGTGTGCCCAGCGATCACGGTGCCATCCTGAGACCCTGCCTTCTGCTTTTTCCATCTCCATTGATGGAAAAGCAGCGAGCGTGAGGTTATCTAATTGCACAAAGGGACCCATCACCTTCTCCACAAATTCGAGAATTGTAGGGTGGGAGACAGCGGGCCACATCAGTTCTGATGCCAATTCAAGCGTATTTCCGAACCATGTTTGCCCGTCGTTGGCGGCGGAGAGTTCTTGATGTTTCTCGCGCCAACTTTGCATCTGGGGTTCGTCAGAAACCTTCTCAAAGATTGTGAAACCATCGGTTTTATAGGCT from Candidatus Poribacteria bacterium carries:
- a CDS encoding phytanoyl-CoA dioxygenase family protein, with translation MANPSVVPPTLNVELDHQLQQEVNFFLNWGYLVVDNAATPEQIESLREALDESYERNNKSQFIGELLEEDERFAFLLDNPPVLKRMEAILGTCVQLHSATARITEPGTPDQHWHRDGPWPVAPNGTPYGSLPAQINCGYYLDEVSDENGPTVIQPGSHRAPFRPPPTPVELPDEKRVLVSPGQAVMFDGWTWHRGAANNSAQRRRVCLMCYQNAWMKSREPFDGPRVTKLREEGTSQQQLLLGAIPKW
- a CDS encoding phytanoyl-CoA dioxygenase family protein; translated protein: MSTLEQHFEAYKTDGFTIFEKVSDEPQMQSWREKHQELSAANDGQTWFGNTLELASELMWPAVSHPTILEFVEKVMGPFVQLDNLTLAAFPSMEMEKAEGRVSGWHRDRWAHVPFTDAYHRPNAINAISYLQDLTDAYGPLRVIVGSHRKPITMEDSQRSVPHPDETLVHMGAGDVVITHNGLIHSGTPNTSGNLRYFFSIYYNLTWLKHTDHHTGPHTQKLLETAKAANNHQHMRLLGVDEQLQPRCNSGFLHSDEERWEEWATADRTAIEEV